A region from the Metopolophium dirhodum isolate CAU chromosome 9, ASM1992520v1, whole genome shotgun sequence genome encodes:
- the LOC132952267 gene encoding probable G-protein coupled receptor 21 has product MNGDQELVTVLAVCGVAALATFINGYVLLVILLSKRTSSPINVLLTHLSAVDLIICIAVLLSILPETFNQYEKVAPWLCPVHGFLFNFLHPMAIWTVCGLNCDRYYAIAAPLHYGTLVNSRKIMLGLCGTWIVCLLISLPPVFRLVPYTYQPGLPVCTTDFGKGRATIFYSIFYTTITLVLPGVIILGCNIKVFTIARYHRHRIASAIFEVTLSAQVTITHQRNPFFLPTAMANKLRRSNAFSAVFQIVGSLAVFYLPYYGVCLYESLCAAVGAAPRTDPAIKSLSFALITGSALCNGLLYGIKNKLLKKTYQNYRRKMMTKCEVNQEIQARTPSACGSRRPSLTPVAAAAGHGKTPATPAAAPLLLLCSRRSSLMSLSETGEPPATMAARRLPGATCSANALDFGNFYADVHFNGGVGGGVGVGGGSSIRRCYSSTTNDDGSDRGGRCAVANRSAFVRRILRDSRRSPRILITRAMSEESEPYSSEHSGGAVAICGLKDRCRVGAHKLSSSAVTLFIDDCRPNSGRVHCPTDVEFDFDDDCGGGGGGGGGGGDDDDEDTSLAYYSSPSSSNDGSGCAANGGLTRLTRLST; this is encoded by the exons ATGAACGGCGATCAAGAGTTGGTGACCGTATTGGCAGTCTGTGGCGTGGCCGCCCTAGCCACGTTCATAAACGGATACGTCTTATTAGTCATCCTACTTAGCAAACGG ACGAGTTCACCGATCAACGTGTTGCTTACGCACTTGAGCGCTGTGGATTTGATTATTTGCATTGCTGTACTGCTGTCCATTTTACCGGAGACATTCAATCAGTACGAAAAGGTCGCCCCGTGGCTGTGTCCTGTCCACGGATTTCTGTTTAATTTCCTACATCCAATGGCCATTTGGACAGTGTGTGGTCTCAACTGTGACAG atattatgcTATTGCGGCGCCATTGCATTACGGGACACTAGTAAACAGCCGCAAAATCATGTTGGGCCTCTGCGGCACGTGGATTGTATGTTTGTTGATCTCATTGCCACCGGTTTTCCGGTTAGTTCCTTACACTTATCAACCGGGCCTGCCTGTTTGTACGACGGATTTCGGCAAAGGTCGAGCAACTATTTtttatagcattttctatacgacTATTACTCTAGTACTGCCTGGTGTCATCATACTTGGATGCAACATAAAA GTGTTCACGATCGCCCGGTACCATAGGCACCGCATAGCGTCGGCGATCTTCGAAGTGACGCTGTCGGCACAGGTGACCATCACGCACCAGCGGAACCCGTTCTTTTTGCCCACAGCGATGGCAAACAAGCTGCGCCGGAGCAACGCGTTCTCCGCCGTGTTCCAGATCGTCGGCTCGCTGGCCGTGTTCTACCTGCCGTACTACGGCGTGTGCCTGTACGAGTCGCTGTGCGCGGCCGTGGGCGCGGCGCCGCGCACCGACCCGGCCATCAAGTCGCTGTCGTTCGCTCTCATCACCGGTTCGGCGCTGTGCAACGGGCTGCTATACGGCATCAAGAACAAGCTGTTGAAGAAAACGTACCAGAACTACCGGCGCAAGATGATGACAAAGTGCGAGGTGAACCAGGAGATCCAGGCCCGGACGCCGTCGGCCTGCGGGTCGCGAAGACCGTCACTGACGCCGGTGGCCGCGGCGGCCGGCCACGGCAAGACGCCGGCGACTCCGGCGGCCGCGCCGCTGCTGCTGCTCTGCAGCCGCCGGTCGTCGCTGATGAGCCTGTCCGAGACGGGCGAACCACCGGCGACGATGGCAGCCAGACGTCTGCCCGGCGCAACGTGTTCGGCTAACGCTCTGGACTTTGGTAACTTTTACGCAGACGTCCATTTCAACGGTGGCGTCGGTGGCGGTGTTGGCGTTGGTGGCGGCTCGTCCATCAGGCGGTGCTACTCGTCGACCACCAACGACGACGGGTCCGACCGGGGTGGCCGGTGCGCGGTAGCCAACCGCAGCGCGTTCGTCCGGCGCATACTGCGCGACTCGCGGCGTTCGCCCAGGATATTGATCACGAGGGCCATGTCCGAAGAGAGCGAACCGTACTCGTCGGAACACAGCGGCGGGGCAGTGGCCATCTGCGGCCTGAAGGACCGCTGCAGGGTCGGCGCCCACAAGCTGTCGTCGTCCGCCGTCACACTGTTCATCGACGACTGCAGGCCCAACAGCGGACGCGTCCACTGTCCGACGGACGTCGAGTTCGACTTCGACGACGattgcggcggcggtggcggcggcggcggtggcggcggcgacgatgacgacgaagaTACGTCGCTGGCCTACTACAGTAGCCCGTCGTCCAGCAACGACGGGAGCGGTTGCGCGGCCAACGGCGGCCTCACGCGGCTGACCAGGCTGTCCACGTGA